One stretch of Corvus moneduloides isolate bCorMon1 chromosome 16, bCorMon1.pri, whole genome shotgun sequence DNA includes these proteins:
- the FBXL18 gene encoding F-box/LRR-repeat protein 18 gives MLRCGEEVVSEESEEESNGVNLMEFSDEILLHILSYVPCTDLVLNVRRTCRKLATLCLDKSLTHTVLLQKDYKVNKDKVKQLMRDIGKEIYQLNMAGCYWLPSSTIDHVTRCKNLVKLNLSGCHVTSLRLSKMLSTLQHLRSLAIDVNPGFDASQLSSECKATLSRVLELKQTLYTPSYGVVPCCTSLEKLLLYFEILDRSREGFMLSGQLMVGESNVPHYQNLRIFYARLAPGYVNQEVVRLYLAVLSDRTPENLHAFLISAPGSFAETGATKNLLDSMARNVRLDALQLPKAWINGSGLLQHLKFNNPFYFSFSRCTLSGGHLIQRVINGGKDLKSLTSLNLSGCVHCLAPESLFRKAEDDIDSSILESLVVSCCNLRHLNLSAAHHHSSESIGNHLCQLLSRLKHLLSLALPVCSITDVAASVEKPPTTPNVVPQTFGRKVRIGIQTYPRNLGDQANQKIESSVFWALMGSLRFLETLEIIGSSFSSAMPRNEPAIRNSLPPCVRAQSVGDSEVAAISQLTYLQSLTLAQLPNILTGSGLINIGLQCQHLQTLSLANLGMMGKVVYMPALMDMLKHCKCLRDLRLEQPYFCAGAQFFQALSHCSSLQRLCIVSRSGTLQSDAVMSFMANCLEVIMCHMFMGESLTVCKNLQQSIVRSFQAERPALNVVIFPLLHEDLTEVIRDVPMRHLDEITLFKSRVAEEPPNLWW, from the exons ATGTTGCGCTGCGGAGAG GAGGTCGTAAGTGAGGAGAGTGAGGAGGAAAGCAATGGAGTCAACTTGATGGAGTTCTCAGATGAGATCCTTCTGCACATCCTCAGCTACGTCCCTTGCACAGACCTGGTCCTGAATGTTAGGAGAACCTGCAGGAAACTTGCAACACTTTGCCTTGACAAGAGTCTAACACATACAGTTCTGCTTCAGAAGGACTATAAG GTAAACAAAGACAAAGTGAAGCAGCTGATGAGGGACATTGGAAAGGAGATCTACCAGCTGAACATGGCCGGGTGCTACTGGCTGCCCAGCTCCACTATCGACCACGTAACACGGTGCAAGAACCTGGTCAAGCTGAACCTGTCTGGCTGCCATGTCACCTCTCTCCGCCTCTCCAAGATGCTCTCCACGCTCCAGCACCTGCGCTCCCTGGCCATTGACGTGAACCCGGGGTTTGATGCCAGCCAGCTGAGCAGTGAGTGCAAAGCCACCCTCAGCCGTGTTTTGGAGCTGAAGCAAACCCTTTACACGCCCTCATACGGTGTTGTCCCGTGCTGCACCAGCCTTGAGAAACTGCTGCTTTACTTTGAGATCCTCGATCGCTCGCGGGAGGGGTTTATGCTCTCTGGGCAGCTGATGGTGGGTGAGAGCAACGTGCCCCATTACCAGAACCTCCGCATCTTCTATGCCAGGCTGGCTCCTGGCTACGTCAATCAGGAGGTGGTGAGGCTCtacttggcagtgctgagtgaTCGGACACCTGAGAACCTCCATGCCTTCCTCATCTCTGCCCCCGGCAGCTTTGCGGAGACGGGAGCCACCAAAAACCTCCTGGACTCCATGGCTCGAAATGTACGTCTGGATGCTTTACAACTGCCCAAAGCCTGGATTAACGGCTCTGGGCTCCTGCAACACTTGAAGTTCAACAACCCTTTCTACTTCAGCTTTAGCCGATGCACCTTATCTGGTGGGCACCTAATCCAGAGGGTCATTAATGGTGGGAAGGATCTTAAAAGCCTGACAAGTTTGAATCTCAGTGGCTGCGTTCACTGTCTGGCCCCGGAGTCCTTGTTTCGGAAAGCGGAAGATGACATtgacagcagcattttggaaaGCCTGGTAGTGTCTTGCTGCAACCTGAGACACCTGAACCTGTCTGCAGCTCACCACCACAGTTCTGAAAGCATAGGGAAccacctgtgccagctcctGTCCAGGCTAAAGCACCTGCTCTCTTTAGCACTACCAGTTTGCTCCATCACAGATGTTGCTGCAAGTGTGGAGAAGCCTCCCACCACACCTAATGTGGTGCCCCAAACATTTGGAAGGAAAGTTCGGATTGGGATACAGACATATCCAAGGAACTTAGGGGACCAGGCAAATCAGAAGATCGAGTCTTCAGTGTTTTGGGCTCTGATGGGAAGCCTCCGATTTTTGGAAACCTTGGAGATAATTGGGTCCAGTTTCTCCTCAGCCATGCCCCGCAACGAGCCAGCAATTCGGAACTCGTTGCCTCCCTGCGTCCGGGCACAGAGTGTGGGGGATTCAGAGGTGGCTGCCATTAGCCAATTGACTTACCTGCAGAGCCTCACCTTAGCACAGCTGCCAAATATTCTCACAGGCTCTGGGCTCATCAACATcgggctgcagtgccagcacctGCAGACTCTTTCCTTGGCCAACCTGGGCATGATGGGCAAGGTGGTCTATATGCCTGCTCTCATGGACATGCTGAAACACTGCAAGTGTTTGAGAGATCTCAG GCTGGAACAGCCATACTTCTGTGCAGGCGCCCAGTTCTTCCAGGCACTGAGtcactgctcctctctccagcGGCTTTGCATCGTCTCCCGGAGTGGGACTCTGCAGTCTGACGCAGTGATGTCATTCATGGCCAACTGCCTTGAGGTCATCATGTGCCACATGTTTATGGGAGAATCTCTTACCGTTTGCAAAAATCTCCAGCAGTCCATTGTCCGGAG TTTCCAGGCAGAACGCCCTGCATTAAATGTCGtcattttccctctgcttcaCGAGGACTTGACAGAGGTCATCAGAGATGTCCCCATGCGGCACTTGGATGAAATTACCTTGTTTAAAAGCAGAGTGGCTGAGGAACCTCCCAATTTGTGGTGGTGA